The Elusimicrobiota bacterium genomic sequence ATCTAACATATATCTACACAAAAAAGTGTCCTTTGCTCATGTTACGCAAGCATATGCGTTTTAATGTGAGCTATGGTAGCCAAGAAGGAGGAATAAAAGGTTGTATGAACAGGTATGAAAGTATTTTTATCTGTAATCCGCAGTTAGCTGCGGAACAGGTGAATGATCAGCTTGAAAAAATTAAGGCTGTGATCAAACGTGGGAATGGTGAGATTATTAGTGTGGATAACTGGGGAAAACGACAGTTGGCGTATCCGCTGAAAGGTTATCGTGAAGGATGTTATATTTATCTTCAGTTAAATTTACCGCCGCAGTTGGTGAGTGAGTTAAACAATTACTATCTGGTAAGCGAAAATATTCTTCGGCATCTTACAATAAGAATTAATGAAAAACATCTTAAGTACATCATACCGCATCCGGATGCGGTATTAACTTTGATTAAAGAGAAAGATAAGGAATCGGAATTGGGTGACAAATCGGTAGAGGCGAAAGCGGAGGAGACTAAGAAGGAGGAAGAGGGAGATGGAGCTAAAGCTGTTGCAGTTGAATAGGGTTATGTTGAGCGGCCGGTTGGTAAGGGATCCGGAGTTGAAGTACACTACAGCAGGGACTGCGTTGTGTAAATTTACGGTAGCAACTGGGAGAAGGTATAAGGATAAAGAAGGTAACTGGCAGGAGCAAACAACGTTTGTGCCGACTACTGTGTGGGATAAACAGGCACAGTTCGTTGGTGAGACACTGAAAAAAGGTAGTCCTGTGTATGTAGAGGGGAGCCTTCGGACTAATAAATGGGTAACTAAGGACGGGCAAAACCGGTCAACTTTGGAATTACAGGCTGTGCTGGTACGGTCAATGGCAAAAAGTGAAAGCGAACCGGCAGAACCCGTGGATGTGAGTGAACCGTTGCCAGAAGATAGCGGGAGTGAAGAAGTTAATGATACCGGGAGTGATAAGGATAATAAAGGGAAAGTGCCGTTTTAAAAGGTACTTGCTTTCGACTATAAGAAAGGATTTTAGTTTGTTATGGTAGATGATAATAGAAGAAATGATAGTTACGAACCGCGTGGCGGGTCACGGTACGGGAATAGTTCCGGCGGGAGTACCGGCGGGGGATATCGGCGAAGTTATAGCGGCGGTAGCAGCGGCGGGTTTC encodes the following:
- the rpsF gene encoding 30S ribosomal protein S6, with protein sequence MNRYESIFICNPQLAAEQVNDQLEKIKAVIKRGNGEIISVDNWGKRQLAYPLKGYREGCYIYLQLNLPPQLVSELNNYYLVSENILRHLTIRINEKHLKYIIPHPDAVLTLIKEKDKESELGDKSVEAKAEETKKEEEGDGAKAVAVE
- a CDS encoding single-stranded DNA-binding protein, with amino-acid sequence MELKLLQLNRVMLSGRLVRDPELKYTTAGTALCKFTVATGRRYKDKEGNWQEQTTFVPTTVWDKQAQFVGETLKKGSPVYVEGSLRTNKWVTKDGQNRSTLELQAVLVRSMAKSESEPAEPVDVSEPLPEDSGSEEVNDTGSDKDNKGKVPF